The sequence below is a genomic window from Rudanella lutea DSM 19387.
CTACTCCGTGGCCAAACGGCTCAATCAGGAAATTCCGAACTCGCTCTACCCCAATCAGTACGACAACTTAGCCAATACCCAGGCGCATTACGTAGGCACCGGCCCCGAAATCTGGCGCGATACCGACGGCCGCATTACGCATTTTGCAGCCTCGGTCGGCACGGGCGGTACCATTAGTGGTACATCGCGGTTCCTGAAAGAGCAAAACCCGCAGCTGTTTACACTCGGCCTGGATACGTATGGCTCAGTATTCAAAAAATATAAGGAAACGGGCGTTTTCGATACGGGCGAAATTTATCCCTACCTGACCGAGGGCATCGGCGAGGATATTCTGCCCCAGAACGTCGATTTTGACGTGATCGACCAGTTTATCAAGGTCACCGACAAAGACGCTGCGATCATGGCCCGGAGACTGTCGCGGGAGGAAGGTCTGTTTGTAGGATGGTCGTGCGGGACAGCCGTGCATGGCGCGCTCGAATGGGCCCGCGAGCACCTGACCGACGACGATGTGCTGGTTATTTTGCTGCCCGACCACGGCACCCGTTACCTCGCCAAAATCTATAACGACACTTGGATGAACGACCACGGTTTTCTGGAAAATCGCCAGTTTAAAACCGCCCGCGATATTATCACGAGTAAAAATGGAGCTGGCGTACTAACCACTCTGGGACGCGACGTTACCGTTTCGCAGGCCATTCAGGTGCTCAACCGGCAGGGCATTTCGCAGATTCCGGTTACCGACGCCGAGGGCCATATTGTGGGTAGCCTGACCGACTCGACCATTTTGAACCGGCTCATCGACGACCCGGCCGTGAAAGACAAAGCCGTGAGCGAGGTGATGGATAAGCCATTCAAATTTGTGGGGCTCGACAATACGGTCGACGTGCTTTCGTCGCTTATCGACCGCGAGAATAAGGCCCTGCTCGTGCGCGACGAAACCCAGCAGGTACACATCATTACGCAGGCCGATTTGCTGGCAGCCATGACCAACTGACCCGAAGAATTTCGTATCTTGTCTGAAAATAACCCGGTTATGAGCATCCAAACGCAAGCGCTCGACACGCCGACTGAGTCGATACCGTCTTACCTGGTTTACGAAACACTCAACGGCCGCCCTCTGTATCGGAAGGGCTATAAGGATGTATTAGCCAAGCGAAAAACCGCCAGTGAGATTATGGGGTGCAGCGACCTTCAGGCCATTATTGTCTCAGCCTTATTTGCGTATTTGTACAATCAAACCAACCGAAAAGTCTACTGGGTTGTGACAAATGAGCCGGGATTACACCTGAAACTGGGCGATAATCTGGCCAACGACATTGCCTTTTACGAAAAAGAGAAGGTAACCATCCGGGGTAAGTTTTTCGATGTAGCCCCCAAAGTTGTTGTGGAAGTCGACATCAAAGTGGACCCGGAGGCTTACCCCGGCAAAGAACAGGAGTATATCTACGAGAAAACCGAAGCCATGCTGGCCTTTGGCACCGAACGCGTTATCTGGATCACTACCAAAACCCGCAAGGTGCTGGTGGCCACCCCCAACGAACCCTGGCTCACGTTCAATTGGGATGCTACGGTTCCGGTCATGGATGGCCTCACGCTAAACGTTCTGGCATTACTAACCGACGAAGGGATTCTTTAACGCCGGTTATCTCCGCCATCGAGCATACTGAGGTAGCTCATATAGCGCGATTCGGCAATGTCGCCTTCGCCAACCGCTTCTTTTACCGCGCAACCCGGCTCATTCACGTGCAGGCAATTATTAAAGCGGCACTGATTGAGCCGGTCGCGCATTTCGGGGAAATAATGGCTTATTTCTTCCTTCGCCATATCGACCAGCCCCAGCTCTTTAATGCCCGGCGTGTCGATAATAAACGTGTCGGGCGCCAGCTCAAACATCTCGGCAAAGGTGGTTGTGTGTACCCCTTTGTTGGCAAACGTTGACACCTCGTTGGTACGCAGATTCAGGTCCGGGGCAATAGCGTTGACAAGCGACGACTTACCCACCCCCGAATGCCCCGACAGAAGCGTGATTTTATGGTCGAGCAACTGCCGAAAAGCTTCTACGCCATCTCCTTCCGTGGCCGAGGTGGCCATACAACGGTACCCAATCGACTCGTACATATCCATGATTTCCTGCTGGTAAGCCAGCCCCTCATCGTTCAGTATGTCGGTCTTGTTAAACACCACCGTGGTTGGAATGCGGAAAGCCTCGGCCGTAACCAGAAACCGGTCGATGAAACCAAGTGAGGTGCGGGGCAGCGTGAGCGTGGCCAACATAACGGCCTGATCGATATTGGCCGCCAGAATATGCCCGTGGGCCGTTTTGTGCACCGACTGCCGGATGATATAGTTTTCGCGCGGGTCGATGTCCAGAATAACGGCCGTATTCTCAGTTATATCTTCAACCTCAAACTGCACCCGATCGCCCACGGCAATGGGGTTAGTTACTTTGAGACCTTTGATCTTAAACTTCCCTTTCAGCCGCCCCTGATACACATGTCCATCCTCGTTGCGGATGTCATACCACGAGCCCGTTGAGCGAATTACTAATCCTTTTTGCAAGTGCGAAAGAGTAAAAAAGTGAAATGAAGCCGCCAACGTCGAGCGACAGCGTGAACAGATAGCCCGCAAGGTGCGTGTTACTCGTTAGCCCGTTTGCGCATTATGGTAGCGACCACCTCCATAACCTTCGCCGTAGCGCCAATGTTCCGCTCCACGTAGGCCCGGCTGATTTGAGCCGCCTGCGATGGATTGGCGTATTGACGGGCAAAGACCTCGGTCAGGGTTGGGGTGTCTGTCACTGAAAATGCTCCGCCCTCGGCAACCAGATCCACAGCTTCCTGAAACTTGCGGTAATTAGGCCCAAAAAAGATGGGCACGCCAAAGGTGGCAGCTTCCAGAATGTTATGCAGCCCCTT
It includes:
- a CDS encoding cystathionine beta-synthase, with product MKYYNSIVDTIGNTPLVKLNKVTKGIRGTVLAKVEYFNPGNSVKDRIAVSMIEDAEQRGILKPGGTIIEGTSGNTGMGLALAAIGKGYKCIFTMADKQSKEKMDILRAVGAEVIVCPTNVAPDDPRSYYSVAKRLNQEIPNSLYPNQYDNLANTQAHYVGTGPEIWRDTDGRITHFAASVGTGGTISGTSRFLKEQNPQLFTLGLDTYGSVFKKYKETGVFDTGEIYPYLTEGIGEDILPQNVDFDVIDQFIKVTDKDAAIMARRLSREEGLFVGWSCGTAVHGALEWAREHLTDDDVLVILLPDHGTRYLAKIYNDTWMNDHGFLENRQFKTARDIITSKNGAGVLTTLGRDVTVSQAIQVLNRQGISQIPVTDAEGHIVGSLTDSTILNRLIDDPAVKDKAVSEVMDKPFKFVGLDNTVDVLSSLIDRENKALLVRDETQQVHIITQADLLAAMTN
- a CDS encoding Uma2 family endonuclease — translated: MSIQTQALDTPTESIPSYLVYETLNGRPLYRKGYKDVLAKRKTASEIMGCSDLQAIIVSALFAYLYNQTNRKVYWVVTNEPGLHLKLGDNLANDIAFYEKEKVTIRGKFFDVAPKVVVEVDIKVDPEAYPGKEQEYIYEKTEAMLAFGTERVIWITTKTRKVLVATPNEPWLTFNWDATVPVMDGLTLNVLALLTDEGIL
- the rsgA gene encoding ribosome small subunit-dependent GTPase A encodes the protein MQKGLVIRSTGSWYDIRNEDGHVYQGRLKGKFKIKGLKVTNPIAVGDRVQFEVEDITENTAVILDIDPRENYIIRQSVHKTAHGHILAANIDQAVMLATLTLPRTSLGFIDRFLVTAEAFRIPTTVVFNKTDILNDEGLAYQQEIMDMYESIGYRCMATSATEGDGVEAFRQLLDHKITLLSGHSGVGKSSLVNAIAPDLNLRTNEVSTFANKGVHTTTFAEMFELAPDTFIIDTPGIKELGLVDMAKEEISHYFPEMRDRLNQCRFNNCLHVNEPGCAVKEAVGEGDIAESRYMSYLSMLDGGDNRR